The following is a genomic window from Myxocyprinus asiaticus isolate MX2 ecotype Aquarium Trade chromosome 38, UBuf_Myxa_2, whole genome shotgun sequence.
ccattcccgaacaatgtgtgcagtgtggcagggcgcattatcctgctgaaagaggccactgccatcagggaataccattgccatgaaggggtgtacctggtctgcaacgatgtttggGTAGGTGGCACGTGGATGCTAGGGATTTACTAGTTGGTTgttagatggatagatagagttTTTGTATGTGAATTGGATTGTTTTGGCTTTTTGATAGTCTACTATTGGAAAGCACTTCTGGAATGCCGTTTTTatccaatcagcatccaggactatCTGTTTCATAATATGTCTAAACAGATATGgcaagtttgtcaagacaaactgtgATGTTGTCTTGACTAAGCCTTTTCTGAAAGTTTAAacagtctttctagcaagtcagtccactgatggacatatttggaacgctcccagaaagctatttccagtcatgacagtgcagctcctatctacgtgaatggggaaagaccgaaatctccaaaacggttggtcaagattacgatctaaaatcatatttaaaatcagcagtaaaatctgacaatactggtatcataaattgtgcttctttacctcaggttatgctaaaaaacgcaattttagATATGGAAAAAGAAGAATGCTCGGATGCACTTGAAACAGTACTTTTAGCATCctcggtttaaaaaaaaaaaaaaaaaaaaaaaaaaaaatcggactaAGGTGAAAATGTCATACATTTATCAATCTGTATCTGGAAGCAATCATGCATATATTTGAAACTGCCTTCTTTTTGTCTGATGCCTATTAGTAGAAAACTGGACTTTACACCTCCTGTCATCGATACTTCTTTCAAAACTTGGGGAAATCTGGGCTTTTTAAAGATTAAGGgtctatatataaaaaatgtttttccatCATTTGACAATTTGGTAATGAAATTTAAGCTTcctaggacccagttttttaagTACCTTCAAATTCGAGATTATATGCGCAAAATAAACCCAACTGATATTGTTATTCTGGAAAAAAATCTGAGGTACCAAAAATGTATACAGCTAATGTGCAAgcgtgttcttgagttgattgacaggcgatgtctttatctaaaaggtgattggctcttttacctgtaaggcgggacttcctttctacacccgttgaccattgggcattccaatttctcccgttgattttaatagaagtggcctgtctctgttaaatagtctctggtttcaACTAGTTTTAAAATTTTGAAGTTTGATggatatacagacattacagtaagactaGTTTGTAGTTAGTAAGACAGCTAGCTTGCTAGATAGATAGTCACACAGACTgtcacatacagtagatagataaatagattgatagagagagagacagagagagcaacTTAAGCTGGCACTACACTAACAGAATCAAAAACAACTCATTTGGCCGAGGGTGTCCCACATGTAGACTGTTTAGCTGAGATgtcgctctcttcagtcagaggtatgacacacttgcctaTTAAAAATGGTGGAGGGATGACACACATAACGACTCACCGCAACTATCTCTCTCTAATCCCGGTCATGTGGAGCTcgccaaaataacaacatgagtaaaattgCAATAGAGAGATttggggcattttcagacctgtagcttgcttgattgttCAGAAACAcgggctaaaatagttacaatgttgcattttcttcatgattctgttggctttcacaaggttatGTTTTAAATGCGgcaaaactgtaaaatgtccgTCAAGGtcatttttatccgtcattataataattatatttatttatcacacattatacatttgcacatatacagtgaaattctttttttcacatatcccagctaagctagggtcagagtgcagggtcagccatgatatggcacccctggagcagatagggtcaagggccttgctcaagggcccaacagtgacaacttggcagtgctggggcttgaacccccgaccttctgatcagtaacccagagccttagctgttgagccaccactgccccattagttgcttttgcattatttctgcagaatgacagAATAACTATGGATTTTAATCAGCATTTGATATATGCAGCTGAGGgtgataaaattttttttaataataatcctATCAGTTTatcatcttgtcagttcttctcagtcacagaattattttttcaaacaaaacagatgTGTTTCTTCAGtacttgaagccattaactcagcagggtgtcccggtcaagtgattaacacctcccacTGAGAGACGCTAATTTgtgctctgtctccctctgcctgcccggtgattatgttaatgaagctaacacctgaaaatcattagAAAAATCATCTGGTGTAGAGCCAGCTTTAAAGCAGGAGTTTGAATGAACAAGCATTCCGTTGGCTCATTTGAATATttcgtcaatgtaagtctataagatttttattttattaaacactaGCTAATATTATTCATTAGTATTCTGTGTAATGTTTAGTAGTAGCTTTTAGTGTCTACTGAATGAGGTTTCTGTATTAATGATGCATCTCAGGTACCTTTTGGAGTTAAAGCCGCCACAGCCATATTTGTCACAGGCTCGCACCCTGTTATGATGACTGCCAGCACAGAATGTACTCCATGCAGCAGCTGAAAGGGGGTACAGAAGTTAATCTTACTTTCAAAAGGAACCAGAACGTGGAATAGAGTCAAAATTGATTGTAAAACCAGACCTGGCGTGCAACACTGGTGTGATTTCTCTTCCCGACATTTGTCCTTCAGGTATCTGCCCTGACAGATGAAGGTATTCCACTGACAGATGCCTCCAATGCTGGTGCAGCCCATATCATCTCTAGGTCCAGTTCCTCTCGTCCGATTTAACATCTTGCTGGCTCTTATGATCGTGGTCAACTTCTTACCAGATTGGACGATTTTCATTTGCTCCCCCTTCTGAACTTTCCTCATCCttatcttttctgtttttttctttacattttccaAGGAAAGACTCATGAGAAACACtaagaaacaataaaaaaaaaaaaaaaaaatagagcttAAAAATTTACTATAAATAAGtggttataaatattaaagtcaacatgaaaaataATTCACAACCAGAGGTTGCGCTAACTGAAAATTCTCTGTCAttaaccatttttttaaatataattccaaatgctgtccatcattttgaccgattaaaaaaatatatattttaagttagtgcatcagttttgattttgctttgactcccactgtgtgtgtgccctgtttattccctggtattaagatgcgttacAATGCATAACAGGCGCCATTttcatttacacctggtaattTGACTCTCTTTTGACCAATTGTTTTGGGATTTCGAgaagagggtctctgatttcatgactgcatacatccaTCATTATGtcagtgttactgcatgataacagtgcaaaaattataataatgaaaagTGCGAAAAAGCGGCGCATCGTTTTTGCAATTATACTTAATCGAAGCGCAAACATCATGTTTAAAGCAGAATTCTCAATAATTTTAGTGTTGTATCTGTATTTACTGAGCTTCAAAGATGTGTGTACTTCTCATCTGTGACACTtaatgttgatatcaggcacactgaaaaagttccttgtacttgtgcatgtatgtgtgtgctttttctaattttccgatcagacggtaatttccttttaaagctgcacaTAACCCACATAACTGACaaatttaaaaatcttgtttaagcacagcagttgactgacaggtagaactttcaccctAGAACTCCTTGGTTGCACCAGCCTCACGCTTGGGAGTAAAAAAATCTATCATATAGGCCTATTCACGCATTTGCCTTTATAATGAATGTTACACCCCTTAATGTAGCCCTAGTACTTATACAATTAAGTCaagtatgacggataaaaatagaccatgaagGAAATTTTAcagcaaataaagattttttctagCACAACCTCTATTCGCAACCCATTTGCTATTATAGCAGTAACCTTTAGTACAGTAATCTTATCTGACATGAAATTATTGCATTAGCTATTGGCAAGATTTTATGAAGCctgcattacctacaacagtaTAATCTGACAATGCCTAAATAGCTGTTTGCTAATCAGTTTACATACTCACAAGCTAGGTGTTTacagccaaaaaggaaaaaacattttAGAGGCAGAGctagttattatattttgatgacAGATTATGAAGACAGACATTTTTTCTTTGTGCCCAGGGGCATagtaaataaggtcaattttaatttcatgttgactttaaaccaaAGTTACTGTAAGATTTGTGTTACGTAGTTTTATTGTCCTTTCAGAATCTtagtcattcatttatttttcccaTCAAAATTTGGCAGTCCTTAAGCTTAGTCTTCAGAAACTGTCATCTGACATTGTTTCGGACTGAAATAGGCTGTTCGTCATGCTTTTGTATTAGTGCATCTCAGagaaccattttatttatttattttttttatttttttaaaaaaaaaactatattattGTGCAGCGCTGCCACATAACATGTATTGTTGAATTGTTTATGTTCTTGTATGTTTtcttgtatgtttattttttaaagatatatagCTCTCATATTCCTTATATCCCTTATGAGACTGACTGGTGAGCTTGTTTGCAATCGTGAGTTTCCGTGACATCACATGAACGTATTTCAGCAGATGGACATAAACAAACGGGAGATATATATCTAAGGAAAGAAGATGCTATGGAGGAGGGGTGTGTCATCCATTTTTCCCTTTCCCTAAAAGGATATATCTAATTTTGTGGGGTGGAGTACTTACCTGTAAGGATCATTCTGTCACATTATGGATTAAGGAACCCGGGacaaaaggatttttttaaaattttctcccctttttctggaatttggaatgcccaattcccaatgcgctctaagtcctcgtggtggcatagtgactcgccttaatctgggtggcggaggacaaacctcagttgcttccacgtctgagaccgtcaatccgcacatcttatcatgtggcttgttgaacgttactgcggagacatagcgcgtgtggaggcttcacgctattctccgcagcatccatgcacaactcaccacgtgccccaccgagagcgaaccacattatagcaaccatgaggaggttacctcatgtgactctaccctccctggcaaccaggccaatttggttgcttaggtgacctggctggagtcactcagcacgccctggattcgaactcgtgactccgggGGGGACAAAAGGATTTGACCGGTGAAAGCGATCCATTGAAATGACTCGTAAGGCTTTACAGTGACATAATCATGAAAAGACGGGATATGAACATAAATGATTGCTCTTTATTGTATCATTGTATATTTGTGAGTTCTCTTGCAAGACGTGGTGTTGTTTTGGGGAGTATTTATGTACTTGTGTGGATGCTTTAATACACTGgtgaacaaagaaagaaaaatggtGTTTGATATTGTATTTCTCTGAACATTCCTTGAGTAATCTATTCCTCAATTCATGTGTAACCACGCCGAAAAGGCAAAACTTTACATTATGGTGGCCTGTACAGGGACTTATTTTACTTTGGTGGTGTGAAAAGGGCTTACAAATAGCAATATGGAGATTAAACAAAGAGCCGATGATAATGTAAACACGGCCAATGATGCGGGAATGGAAAATTAGATTTCTCAGTGGGGCCATTTGTATCTCGACGAATCCCCACTGCTGAAATCACATCTATGTTAAGTTCCTTATACCTCTCAGAAACTGACAAATCTGATGAGGATGATGACGAGCTGGAAGCTGGTAATTTTTTAACTTTTCAGGCAGAGGTTGAACAAGTTAAAGCAGATTTATTGGTTGTGATAGAACAGGTACAAAATCTTGATAAAGAATTCAGAGACTCTCTTACAAGTGCTGTAAATCGGGAAGAGAGTCTGGGGGAGGCTTTGGATGCTAGTTTGGCTT
Proteins encoded in this region:
- the LOC127429161 gene encoding leukocyte cell-derived chemotaxin-2-like, translating into MLLKFLLIYTVLLCLFLMSLSLENVKKKTEKIRMRKVQKGEQMKIVQSGKKLTTIIRASKMLNRTRGTGPRDDMGCTSIGGICQWNTFICQGRYLKDKCREEKSHQCCTPAAAWSTFCAGSHHNRVRACDKYGCGGFNSKRMGLTIKAVDIVCDDYGIINAPFSGSLSGPVGRTVGDSIQYDGVKLYNTVHCVKIFSIRPYSYSGSVVQGEAMGYLLPLQDRFSGITSHLQLQMCDGSDPAPFI